From a region of the Mesomycoplasma ovipneumoniae ATCC 29419 genome:
- a CDS encoding SGNH/GDSL hydrolase family protein — protein sequence MKKNISKPDFTKAFKIFLSFGTLSLAISGITLIGIKNRDKTEHFNVPITHSDQQTEKLLDQINYLSIGDSISAGFNWDYSVDLRGKIDENNKINGLSYPAFFASFIQKIKPNALKSFDNLALSWTTISDWLYLLNPENQFYKNSDKTHFNFNYHLDKKLDSPYGQQIRDVFGDFNLNSYPKLYQKIKNSNLLTLSLGANDLMESIDFRTIAKPMQKLASKGEASFEFTQNIEIANQKIYRNLQLLIHRLREINPDLQIVLVGYNSLSSKIIKFFEKMLTNEIGVPENYADSVIKRLNSTIKKAAKTQKVNYVDLYNESIWQEKSSEFSTNDLDIHPSTKGYKKMAQDLLFKLAFEQNLEFKNEANTKLNWDENYVQKDANYYRRILNLGQNSKILKALTVDNSPEKFISENSEIEELTTKNVKKATKSPIENFINVILNNNFGAFLSRFVQLAVQNNSSVQKVLTDFWQQNQNSGASFSEILQKIYSSGFFSKIINRFQTYVQDVTNNKNWEKATISGLVNYIFADFDEKQIIDVLNTVVTSEFADKNPEKIKELIFSSIFGQTIIQDLLINNIIKIDLKNKEDLKVVFTFDSIRKLFSKIITDYHLRSSEYKNSQNFHEIIRTYLENPDNDNDNVIFIRNFISETLKHHESVKLLVSIINDNFEFNLNEADQSAIVNLLVSIADVVVRTNVWAKLNDQSAKNFLGVIKGIKTTDIAENIASIFSEQIYTNYSSFLKIPKIYLIYFTNF from the coding sequence CTGGCCATTTCTGGAATTACTTTGATTGGAATAAAAAATCGCGATAAAACCGAGCACTTTAATGTACCAATAACCCATTCAGACCAGCAAACTGAAAAACTTTTAGATCAAATCAACTATTTATCAATAGGTGATTCAATTTCTGCTGGTTTTAATTGGGATTATTCTGTTGACCTCCGCGGAAAAATTGATGAAAATAACAAAATTAATGGTCTATCATATCCTGCTTTTTTTGCTAGTTTTATTCAAAAAATAAAACCAAATGCACTTAAATCCTTTGATAATTTGGCTTTGTCTTGAACAACAATTAGCGATTGACTTTATTTACTTAATCCTGAAAATCAATTCTATAAAAATTCTGATAAGACGCATTTTAATTTTAATTATCATTTAGACAAAAAATTAGACTCACCATATGGTCAGCAAATTCGTGACGTTTTTGGTGATTTTAATTTAAATAGCTACCCAAAACTATATCAAAAAATTAAAAATTCTAATTTGCTAACTCTTTCATTAGGTGCAAATGATTTAATGGAATCCATTGATTTTCGCACGATTGCTAAGCCGATGCAAAAACTTGCTTCAAAAGGTGAAGCAAGTTTTGAATTTACCCAAAACATTGAAATTGCAAACCAAAAAATTTACAGAAATTTACAATTACTAATTCATCGTTTGCGAGAAATCAATCCTGATTTACAAATAGTTTTAGTTGGCTATAATTCTTTGTCTTCAAAAATTATTAAATTTTTTGAAAAAATGCTCACAAACGAAATTGGCGTTCCAGAAAATTATGCTGATTCAGTAATAAAACGTTTGAATTCAACAATCAAAAAAGCCGCAAAAACCCAAAAAGTAAACTATGTTGATTTATACAACGAATCAATTTGACAAGAAAAAAGTTCTGAATTTAGTACAAATGACTTAGATATTCACCCATCAACTAAGGGTTATAAAAAAATGGCCCAGGATTTATTGTTTAAATTAGCTTTTGAACAAAACCTAGAATTCAAAAACGAAGCCAATACTAAATTAAACTGAGACGAAAATTATGTCCAAAAAGACGCTAATTATTACCGTCGAATTCTAAATTTAGGTCAAAATTCAAAAATTTTGAAGGCTTTAACAGTTGACAATTCACCTGAAAAATTTATTTCAGAAAATTCTGAAATTGAAGAATTAACAACTAAAAATGTTAAAAAAGCAACAAAATCACCGATAGAAAATTTTATAAACGTTATACTAAATAATAATTTTGGTGCGTTTTTAAGCCGTTTTGTTCAGTTAGCTGTTCAAAATAATTCAAGCGTACAAAAAGTTTTGACTGATTTTTGACAACAAAACCAAAATTCAGGGGCTTCTTTCTCCGAAATTTTGCAAAAAATTTACTCAAGTGGATTTTTTAGCAAAATTATCAACCGTTTTCAGACTTATGTTCAAGATGTAACTAATAACAAAAATTGAGAAAAAGCAACAATTTCTGGCCTTGTTAATTATATTTTTGCTGATTTTGACGAAAAACAAATAATTGATGTTTTAAATACTGTTGTAACTTCTGAATTTGCAGATAAAAATCCTGAAAAAATTAAAGAATTAATTTTTTCATCCATTTTTGGCCAAACAATAATCCAAGATTTGCTAATAAATAACATTATCAAAATCGACCTTAAAAATAAAGAAGACTTAAAAGTTGTCTTTACTTTTGACTCAATAAGAAAATTATTTTCTAAAATAATTACTGACTACCATCTTCGCTCAAGTGAATATAAGAATTCACAGAATTTTCACGAAATAATTCGAACTTATTTAGAAAATCCTGATAATGACAATGATAATGTCATTTTTATTCGAAATTTTATCTCTGAAACACTAAAACATCATGAATCTGTTAAATTATTAGTATCGATTATTAACGATAATTTTGAGTTTAATTTGAACGAGGCAGATCAGAGTGCGATTGTTAATCTTTTAGTTTCAATTGCCGATGTTGTTGTTCGCACTAATGTTTGGGCTAAATTAAATGATCAATCAGCCAAAAATTTCTTAGGTGTAATTAAAGGAATCAAAACTACTGATATTGCTGAAAATATTGCTTCAATTTTTTCAGAGCAAATTTACACAAATTATTCATCTTTTTTAAAGATTCCAAAAATTTACTTGATTTATTTCACGAACTTCTAA
- a CDS encoding P97 family adhesin → MTKSTITKKLLTKKNIFLLGLSTLAGGAIIAVPLVVFANLELKNPRIDVQNQAKSISFISIKDKYLNANSDYLDLKKKLLNDDNTKKTDIDLTDFFDFYQTNNSSIPVNFSTDHNWKPFKLEIFDIKPDDNEQTFEVFWRVSQKLADGKTATSDLFKQKVAYNFVPDYSLSNFSTYSEEKLKKLRPYTNSEVNFSFKKELTKLISVEDFQKEVNSAKNDTEAREIISKYFNLDETISQIFSNKSFYFESDSGIQKPRYDINLVKDQIITDRYLVKTAAPGIYKLTFVAQFSSDFSKEIAADFNKDSKFFLTTQLNLSNSFLDKSISDDIVLSEFSDSDYFAINNFSQNNSTLVTGWDFLNYYNNEIFATKEKRADFLNSLIGKIVKTPLISKIRFQNNLANLNFNQISKFLDLQIKLDTDQVNLDFKDNNVVAQINGDIVIKDKRNDKIVATKKFSQSIKNFEILAQNDPDFAALVDKSGLVIEPKTQAPTNPIGIPKEELLALIQTNNFDKLKKVLQNSRYYGFRFDETQLKSMVDSYNLPTVEDLIKNSNVDDAASKGITSIYSNYFNSDEKISQFLSFLSKQDVSFVAKYWFDYLKHFGLIDSKTNWPEDSNSNELFKKLSGITIKPTKQPRGQIDEEGELKVWLFSFNYGFLDLNKPLQNGFYISDELKNTLNLMKTNSSFSPEYFIKQIELQLQSNQITQPNFSSTEGKNNIENLTDFLAAFYSLAYSKQKSQKLFTGNFGKDFNYKIQFSLEPNLTNVDALEKPKDENLKIKYWYNIGPVDKNGDLASVIYQTKKSEIELKINPDNKLLSDEVDKLDEIASTFSPNSHIVFLNKQDLEDFKNQIKVATSKSKENEPVSVDKEVEKLPFTSYLTFEHKDLDLGYAIKAKQNQTQGAADATTMQTTTDGEISGVFEKITNLGNQVQYNLFLYLYDKKNPQNFSSQPIRVIIMQHTTSLLLK, encoded by the coding sequence GTGACGAAAAGTACAATCACTAAAAAATTACTAACTAAAAAAAATATTTTTCTTTTAGGTCTAAGCACTCTTGCTGGTGGAGCGATTATTGCCGTTCCGCTAGTTGTTTTTGCAAATTTAGAACTAAAAAACCCGCGAATTGATGTGCAAAACCAAGCAAAATCAATTTCTTTCATTAGTATAAAGGATAAATATTTAAATGCTAATTCAGACTATTTAGATCTAAAAAAGAAACTTTTGAACGACGATAATACCAAAAAAACTGACATTGATTTAACAGATTTTTTTGATTTTTACCAGACAAATAACTCTAGCATTCCCGTTAATTTTTCAACCGATCATAATTGAAAACCTTTCAAACTAGAAATTTTTGATATCAAACCTGATGATAATGAGCAAACATTTGAGGTTTTTTGGCGAGTTTCACAAAAATTAGCCGATGGTAAAACAGCAACTTCTGACTTATTTAAACAAAAAGTTGCCTATAATTTTGTTCCAGATTATTCACTTTCTAATTTTTCAACTTATTCAGAAGAAAAGCTCAAGAAATTAAGACCTTACACAAATAGTGAGGTTAATTTTTCATTTAAAAAAGAATTAACAAAGTTAATTTCAGTTGAAGATTTTCAAAAAGAAGTTAATAGCGCAAAAAACGACACTGAAGCTAGAGAAATTATTAGCAAATATTTCAACCTTGATGAGACAATTTCACAAATTTTTAGTAATAAAAGCTTTTACTTTGAGTCTGACAGTGGTATTCAAAAACCTCGCTATGATATAAATTTGGTAAAAGATCAAATTATAACTGATCGATATTTAGTAAAAACAGCAGCGCCTGGGATTTATAAATTGACCTTTGTTGCCCAGTTTTCTTCTGATTTTTCAAAGGAAATTGCCGCTGATTTTAACAAAGATTCCAAATTTTTCCTTACTACTCAACTCAATTTAAGTAATTCTTTCCTTGATAAGTCAATTAGTGATGATATTGTTTTAAGTGAATTTTCTGACAGTGATTATTTTGCAATAAATAATTTTAGTCAAAATAATTCAACTTTAGTTACAGGATGAGATTTTCTAAATTATTATAATAATGAAATTTTTGCAACCAAAGAAAAACGTGCCGATTTTCTTAATTCACTTATTGGAAAAATTGTAAAAACACCACTAATATCAAAAATTAGATTCCAAAACAATCTAGCAAATTTAAATTTTAACCAAATTTCAAAATTTTTAGATCTTCAAATAAAACTAGACACTGATCAAGTTAATCTAGATTTTAAAGATAACAATGTTGTTGCCCAAATTAATGGTGATATTGTTATAAAAGATAAAAGAAATGATAAAATTGTCGCTACAAAAAAATTTTCTCAAAGTATTAAAAATTTTGAAATATTAGCTCAAAATGATCCTGATTTTGCAGCTTTAGTTGACAAAAGCGGTTTGGTTATTGAACCAAAAACCCAAGCGCCAACAAATCCAATAGGAATTCCAAAAGAGGAATTATTGGCACTAATTCAGACAAATAATTTCGATAAATTAAAAAAAGTTCTTCAAAATTCTCGTTATTATGGTTTTAGATTTGACGAAACTCAACTAAAATCAATGGTTGACAGTTATAATTTACCAACTGTTGAAGACTTAATTAAAAATTCAAATGTTGATGATGCCGCCTCAAAAGGTATAACATCAATTTATTCTAATTATTTTAATAGTGACGAGAAAATTTCACAATTTTTGTCATTTTTATCAAAACAAGATGTTAGTTTTGTTGCAAAATATTGGTTTGATTATCTTAAACATTTTGGATTAATAGATTCTAAAACAAACTGACCAGAAGATTCTAATAGTAATGAATTATTTAAAAAATTAAGTGGAATTACAATTAAGCCTACAAAACAACCACGCGGTCAAATTGATGAAGAAGGTGAGCTAAAAGTTTGACTTTTTTCATTTAACTATGGCTTTTTAGATTTAAACAAACCTCTTCAAAATGGTTTTTATATCAGTGATGAGCTTAAAAATACTCTTAATTTGATGAAAACAAATTCATCTTTTAGTCCTGAATATTTTATAAAACAGATCGAATTACAATTACAATCAAATCAAATCACTCAACCTAATTTTTCAAGCACAGAAGGTAAAAATAATATTGAAAATCTAACTGATTTTCTTGCAGCTTTTTATTCATTAGCTTATTCAAAACAAAAGAGTCAAAAACTTTTTACTGGTAATTTTGGTAAGGATTTTAATTACAAAATTCAATTTAGCCTGGAACCTAATTTAACAAATGTTGATGCTTTAGAAAAACCAAAAGACGAAAATTTAAAAATAAAATATTGATATAATATCGGTCCAGTTGATAAAAACGGTGATCTAGCTAGCGTTATTTATCAAACAAAAAAATCAGAAATTGAACTAAAAATCAATCCTGATAACAAACTTTTAAGTGATGAGGTTGATAAATTAGATGAAATTGCCTCAACTTTTTCACCAAATTCACATATAGTTTTCTTAAATAAACAAGATCTTGAGGATTTTAAAAACCAAATTAAAGTTGCCACCTCAAAATCAAAGGAAAACGAACCAGTATCTGTTGATAAAGAAGTAGAAAAACTACCTTTTACTAGTTATTTAACCTTTGAACACAAAGATTTAGATTTAGGCTATGCAATAAAAGCAAAACAAAATCAAACACAAGGCGCAGCAGATGCAACAACAATGCAAACTACTACCGACGGTGAAATTAGCGGTGTATTTGAGAAAATTACTAACCTAGGAAACCAAGTTCAATATAATTTATTTTTATATCTTTATGATAAAAAAAATCCTCAAAATTTCTCAAGTCAACCTATCCGCGTTATTATCATGCAGCATACAACTTCTCTATTATTAAAATAA